The nucleotide sequence TTGCAACCTGGGTGACAGCGTGTGGGGCGCAGCAGACCCAGCGGGAGCCTGGGCGCTTCAAGCCGAACACGCGCCCGTCACCGTACGCGGCAACACCGACGAGCGTGTAGCGGGGCTGCGGGAAGGCAAGGCGGCCATGCGTACCTGGCTCCTGGCCCAGCTTCCGCCCGAGGTGCCGGGCCTCCTCGCCGAGCTCCCCACCTGCGTGGACGTGGCAGACAGCGAGGTGCGCCTCTGTCACGGCAGCCCCCGCAGTCCCTGGGAGGACCTGCTGCTCACCGAGGAGGGGGGACACACCCGGCCCGCGCACTTCTCTGAGCTCTCGGAACGGCTGGGGGACTTCACCCCTGCATCAGGGGGGCGCGTCTGCGTCGTGGGGCACACCCATCACGAGATGCTGGCCGTGGTGAACGGCGTGACGGTCGTGAACGCGGGGCCGGTCAGCCGCCCAAAGGACGGGTTGCCGCTGGCCCGCTGGGTGCTGCTCACGCGCCGGGGCGGGACGTGGGCCGCCGAGTTCCGCCGCACCCCCTATGACGTGGAGGCAGCGGCCCGCTGGGCCAGGGCCCATGCTCCGGCGGGGCTGGGTGACTTCGAGGCGCAGTGGCTCCTGGCCGGGCGCGAACCCTGAGCGCTCCTCAGCCGCGCGGTCCGTACTCGTACACCGCGCGCCAGGGCTTATAGACGGTGCTGACCTTGTCGGTGCGGATGCCCTTCTCGTCTTTGATGGTCCGGGTGATGTAGAGGCTATAGCCGTCCTGCGCCCAGTCCACCTGACGGGTCACCCCGGCGGGCAGGTTGGGGTTGAACACGTACTGGGCTGGCGGGTGCGGCGTGCGCGAGAGGATCACGGCGGGGCTCACGGTCACGCTGCGCTTGGGCTTCACACCCCACACCTGCACCTCCAGGGTGCTCTTCGCGTCGTTGTTCACGGTGCGGATCAGGATGGGCGCGCCGGTATCATTGTTCATCTTGAGGTCAAGACCGGGGTCGTACACCGCCGCCTCGAAGCCCACCTGCGGCTCGTAGTACCGCACCCGGTAGGAGTGCTGGTTGCGTTCCACAACGGGGAGGCCCGCCGCATACAGGGCGCGAAAGGCGGTGGTGGACACCTGGCACACCCCGCCGCCCAGACCATCGACGGTGCGCCCCCCGCTGATGATCAGCCCACCCACGAAGCCATTCTCGGGCGTAATGCCCCCCAGCGCCGCCAGAAAACTGAAGTTTTCGCCGGCGGGCACGACCACGCCGTCGATCTTGGCCGCCGCCGTCGCCACGTTGATGCGCCGCTCGCGGCTGCTGCCGTGGTACGTGCTGGTGCCGGTCGCGATCAGCTCCAGGCGCTTGGGATCGGGCAATTCAGCGACCGTCAGCGTGGGCGAACTGACCTTGCTCGGCAGCACGACGCTCTGCACCGCGGGGTCCAGCACGGCCTGACGAAAGGCCGCCAAAGCCCGGGCACGGTCCGTGACGCGCCCGGCCCTGCCCGCGACCTTGACCAGCTGCCCGTCCTGGAGGACGTAACGGGCGTTTTGGGCGGGTTGATCGAGCTGCGCCGCCATTCGGTCAAACGCCGCACGAATGGTCTTTTCGTCGGGAACGATGCCCTCCGGGCGCACCCAGTACAGGTCGGCGACCTGAAGGGCGCTGAGGGTGCCGCCCCGCTCGCTGCCCTGGAGTTTGAGGGTCAAGGGCCGCATGAGGCGGTTGCCGCGCTCCACCTGCGCCCTCAGGGCCTGCGCCGTGCGCTGCGCCTTCCATTCGGTCACGGGCACCGTCACGGTGGTGCGGGAGGGCTCGTTGGCCAAAGCATTGGCTGCGGCGGCAGCGTTGGGCCGCCGACCAGGGCTGTCCGGCAGCACCGCGTACCTTTTCGCCGTCTTGTCGAAGGTGATGACCGCGTTTTTCGGCTCGGCATACAGGTGACGTGTGAGGCGCTTGATGCCGTCCAAGGCCGCCGCAACGTCCACCCGCTCCACCAGGGGCAGGTTCTCCCCGTTCGCCTGACCCGCCCAGCCCCGCACCCGCTGAAGCAGGGTCCGCTCCCGACTGAGGCGCAGGGCGGTGTCTACGCTGGCCTCGGGATCGACCCGCCAGCCCAGCTGGTCTGCGCTCACGGTCCAGCGGTTCTCTCCGGCCACCACAGTCACCGGGTGCGGCGGCGGCAAACGGCCAGCCAAGGCGGCCAGCGCCTCCTCGCGCGTCAGGCCGCCGACGGGCACACCGGCCACGCGCAGGCCCGGCGCGATCTTCCCGTCGTCCTGAATGGCGACGCCCATCGCAAGAGCGCCGCCGAGCAACGCGGCGGCAGACAGACCAGTCACCCAGACCTTCATCACCCGGCAGTGTACGGAGGTTCAGCCCCGCGCAAGTGCGGGCTGGGCACATTCACGCTCGCCGCAGCCGTGCCGGTTACCGCCGCTCCGTTCCTACGCCCAGGTTCTGCGCGACTGTCTGGGCCACCTGCTTCTGGGTGTCCTGCACCTCCGCCACCACCCGTTCGCCGCCCTCCAGGTCCATGACG is from Deinococcus sp. YIM 77859 and encodes:
- a CDS encoding metallophosphoesterase; this translates as MRLAILGDIHGNRFALEAVLEDIRHAAPDLVCNLGDSVWGAADPAGAWALQAEHAPVTVRGNTDERVAGLREGKAAMRTWLLAQLPPEVPGLLAELPTCVDVADSEVRLCHGSPRSPWEDLLLTEEGGHTRPAHFSELSERLGDFTPASGGRVCVVGHTHHEMLAVVNGVTVVNAGPVSRPKDGLPLARWVLLTRRGGTWAAEFRRTPYDVEAAARWARAHAPAGLGDFEAQWLLAGREP
- a CDS encoding VanW family protein, with protein sequence MKVWVTGLSAAALLGGALAMGVAIQDDGKIAPGLRVAGVPVGGLTREEALAALAGRLPPPHPVTVVAGENRWTVSADQLGWRVDPEASVDTALRLSRERTLLQRVRGWAGQANGENLPLVERVDVAAALDGIKRLTRHLYAEPKNAVITFDKTAKRYAVLPDSPGRRPNAAAAANALANEPSRTTVTVPVTEWKAQRTAQALRAQVERGNRLMRPLTLKLQGSERGGTLSALQVADLYWVRPEGIVPDEKTIRAAFDRMAAQLDQPAQNARYVLQDGQLVKVAGRAGRVTDRARALAAFRQAVLDPAVQSVVLPSKVSSPTLTVAELPDPKRLELIATGTSTYHGSSRERRINVATAAAKIDGVVVPAGENFSFLAALGGITPENGFVGGLIISGGRTVDGLGGGVCQVSTTAFRALYAAGLPVVERNQHSYRVRYYEPQVGFEAAVYDPGLDLKMNNDTGAPILIRTVNNDAKSTLEVQVWGVKPKRSVTVSPAVILSRTPHPPAQYVFNPNLPAGVTRQVDWAQDGYSLYITRTIKDEKGIRTDKVSTVYKPWRAVYEYGPRG